Proteins encoded within one genomic window of Trichoderma asperellum chromosome 2, complete sequence:
- a CDS encoding uncharacterized protein (EggNog:ENOG41): MQKAKKVVDNLISKDGKHDTTVDEEVRRPVTEEHVRPQEHERVATARDKEVHQDHHHTTVQPVKDSETLPEKHSHKVLPTEERTYEHNNNKEVEGLLKRDEAKYKDTSAVHDTTHTSSEAPTTTGERWHHHVHEHVQPVIEKETVAPKVVHTTAPIHEVHHTTSAHHGTKVLPPKTMDEFTGGHGSLRSHGANKTGEFEGCPKFDRNDLEKKNQAQGVGR; encoded by the exons ATGCAGAAAGCTAAGAAAGTCGTTGACAACCTCATTTCCAAAGATGGAAAACACGATACTACCGTCGACGAAGAAGTGCGACGGCCTGTGACCGAAGAGCATGTTCGGCCCCAGGAGCATGAACGTGTCGCCACAGCTCGTGATAAAGAGGTCCATCAAGATCATCACCATACAACAGTACAACCGGTTAAAGATAGTGAAACTCT TCCCGAGAAACATTCTCACAAAGTTTTACCCACCGAGGAAAGAACTTATGAGCACAACAATAACAAGGAAGTTGAGGGACTCCTTAAACGTGATGAGGCCAAGTATAAAGACACGTCTGCTGTCCACGACACTACCCATACCTCGTCTGAAGCGCCCACCACCACCGGTGAGCGATGGCACCACCACGTTCACGAGCACGTCCAACCGGTTATCGAAAAAGAAACTGTGGCTCCAAAAGTTGTCCACACGACTGCTCCTATTCATGAAGTCCATCACACCACATCGGCACACCACGGGACCAAAGTCTTGCCTCCCAAGACAATGGACGAATTCACTGGCGGTCATGGTTCACTTCGGAGCCACGGAGCCAACAAGACTGGAGAATTTGAGGGTTGTCCAAAGTTTGATCGCAATGATTTGGAGAAAAAGAATCAGGCGCAGGGAGTTGGTCGTTGA
- a CDS encoding uncharacterized protein (EggNog:ENOG41) translates to MVEIIVAFAPDSLYEAFILYPLFFSRLNNRQCASIMVKGFQIYFYVYQTFNISEEQTENMSLPYDPQNIHDEDFTNMWRDNTNTIFDPADLGSLDPNRDSPQSATLEEAQSVSVYSKPLDFISPASTHNVDATIQRGSSLGFDHLSNWVPAVNVYPFQNAFVSNNAFSPMQITQGQHNQPIPGFNQQLSPYNLQYPAVNAELAQDNPFSVYPPLGNDNASNSLPYGHWVIQQAQHVFPPPTLNSHSVNTGYTMNNQYQPDNSRMEISQNSRRGSEATLRGSKVSMNRAAKQRNDPECDPSLVYPKPRTRDSWGSNNKEGRHSFNYNEKGQWLPKVYYNNEQLREYVDNCPKGTVFRVQQAPTQCSHRMESEYTKCRWANCLIRERTIPSGWLRVTFDEFPAETSGGTRDPLLCAGSMHLWCFEQVFDLMEFHLDGRLIPETRQFPFEDRNVTSLEKLTDAGLVRATYTPWFEKRKAFFNMHGKFPVSLGYEDTLSYALNRHHIRHQTPARFKTRKVRSMKKIERGEIPSTIDIHMGNLETYTALTKKTNKTNKRKKLQEIRKHMDMVELPNGGLYSPDTLSPIWLPPPLKPEDKDTETLEQVGSGPRAKSSRKTSSSRRPQAKRCSWRGNNLKKAFVRRHQGQALLPQPPVGSGQDIDMDTRCSAVVVNSNAKYTPPGYFDPLDPVHRTLQSTVAPSLGISIPSGNHQGSLANAYNPNLNQAIPMRSFNTGDRTQLLSSTVALPDARVEQEPGIRDGNLNTSLKASQGNHSYQNETKAIAQKEGQEALKVLGGGDGTSSNDSSQVNGLCPEETNPYQYLTFNEPMPETTQYPVKGNTEAMDNSIALTQMNTDASQPLELAACTESPQVAAVAESWKSMSSFIDPASYGGYSDTDILTLFDDSAATTTDGTNGESRSC, encoded by the exons ATGGTTGAAATCATTGTAGCCTTTGCCCCTGACTCACTATATGAAGCATTCATCTTGTATCCGCTATTCTTCTCGAGACTGAACAACCGTCAGTGCGCCTCCATCATGGTCAAGGGCTTTCAGATCTACTTTTA TGTTTACCAAACTTTTAATATCAGCGAAGAACAAACCGAAAACATGTCATTGCCATATGACCCTCAAAATATTCATGATGAGGACTTCACGAATATGTGGAGAGACAACACCAACACAATATTCGATCCGGCGGACCTGGGTAGTTTGGATCCAAATAGAGACTCGCCGCAGAGTGCCACGCTGGAGGAGGCACAGTCAGTATCAGTATATTCGAAGCCACTAGACTTCATATCGCCAGCAAGCACGCATAATGTCGATGCCACAATTCAGCGAGGCAGCAGTCTCGGCTTTGATCATTTATCAAACTGGGTACC GGCAGTAAATGTATACCCATTTCAAAATGCTTTCGTTTCGAACAATGCGTTCTCTCCGATGCAGATTACACAAGGCCAACATAACCAGCCAATTCCAGGTTTTAATCAACAGCTGTCTCCATACAACCTACAATATCCTGCTGTTAACGCAGAATTAGCCCAAGATAACCCTTTCTCTGTATATCCTCCCCTCGGTAATGACAATGCCTCCAACTCTCTGCCATATGGCCATTGGGTCATCCAACAGGCTCAACATGTCTTTCCTCCGCCTACCCTGAATTCTCACTCGGTCAACACCGGTTATACTATGAATAACCAGTATCAACCTGACAATAGCAGAATGGAAATTTCTCAGAATTCAAGAAGGGGAAGCGAAGCGACCTTGCGCGGCTCAAAGGTCAGCATGAATAGGGCTGCGAAACAAAGAAATGACCCCGAATGCGACCCGTCTCTTGTATACCCCAAACCAAGAACACGTGATTCTTGGGGAAGCAATAATAAGGAAGGGCGACATTCGTTCAATTATAACGAAAAGGGACAGTGGCTGCCTAAAGTCTACTATAACAATGAACAGTTGCGAGAATATGTGGATAACTGCCCGAAAGGCACCGTCTTTCGAGTTCAACAAGCTCCCACGCAGTGTTCACACCGAATGGAATCAGAATACACAAAATGCCGCTGGGCTAATTGCCTAATTCGCGAAAGAACCATTCCGTCTGGGTGGCTCCGCGTGACATTTGATGAGTTCCCTGCGGAAACCTCCGGTGGGACACGCGATCCGCTTTTATGCGCCGGCTCAATGCATCTATGGTGCTTTGAACAAGTTTTTGATCTCATGGAGTTCCACCTAGATGGGCGTCTGATACCCGAGACAAGACAGTTTCCTTTTGAGGACCGAAACGTGACGAGCCTGGAAAAGCTGACCGATGCGGGATTGGTAAGAGCAACTTACACACCTTGGTTTGAGAAGCGGAAAGCTTTCTTCAATATGCATGGGAAATTCCCGGTCTCACTAGGGTACGAAGATACTCTATCTTACGCTTTGAATCGCCATCACATTAGACACCAGACACCGGCTCGGTTTAAAACGAGGAAAGTTCGGTCAATGAagaagatagagagaggTGAGATTCCAAGCACGATTGACATCCACATGGGCAACCTCGAGACGTATACAGCACTTACGAAAAAGACGAATAAGACAAATAAACGCAAGAAGCTACAAGAGATAAGGAAGCATATGGATATGGTAGAGCTGCCCAATGGTGGCTTGTACTCTCCAGATACTCTTTCACCGATATGGCTCCCCCCTCCTCTTAAACCTGAAGATAAAGATACAGAGACTCTTGAACAAGTTGGATCTGGACCACGTGCAAAATCATCTCGGAAAACATCATCTTCTCGTCGTCCACAAGCAAAACGGTGTTCTTGGAGGGGAAACAACTTGAAGAAAGCATTTGTCCGAAGACACCAAGGACAAGCACTCTTACCTCAGCCGCCTGTTGGCAGTGGTCAGGATATTGACATGGATACACGTTGTTCTGCTGTGGTGGTTAATTCGAATGCGAAGTACACGCCACCGGGCTATTTCGATCCCTTGGACCCAGTTCACAGAACGTTGCAGTCAACTGTTGCACCCTCACTTGGAATTAGTATTCCTTCTGGTAATCATCAGGGTAGTCTTGCAAACGCCTATAATCCTAACTTAAACCAAGCAATTCCAATGCGAAGTTTCAATACGGGGGATCGGACACAGCTACTTTCCAGCACTGTGGCACTCCCAGATGCAAGGGTGGAACAGGAGCCAGGAATCCGAGACGGCAATTTGAATACTTCGCTTAAGGCATCACAAGGGAATCATTCCTATCAAAACGAGACAAAGGCCATAGCACaaaaagaaggacaagaagcaTTGAAAGTGCTCGGGGGCGGCGATGGCACGAGCTCGAATGACTCAAGCCAGGTCAATGGCCTGTGTCCAGAAGAGACAAATCCATACCAGTATCTTACCTTTAACGAACCTATGCCAGAGACTACTCAGTATCCAGTAAAAGGCAACACTGAAGCGATGGACAACTCCATAGCTCTAACACAAATGAATACCGATGCCAGCCAGCCTCTAGAGCTCGCGGCCTGTACCGAGAGCCCGCAAGTTGCCGCTGTGGCAGAGTCTTGGAAAAGCATGAGCAGCTTCATTGACCCCGCGAGCTATGGCGGCTATAGCGATACTGACATTCTTACTCTATTCGATGATTCcgcagccaccaccaccgatgGGACCAATGGCGAGAGCCGTAGCTGTTAA
- a CDS encoding uncharacterized protein (EggNog:ENOG41~TransMembrane:1 (i356-376o)) → MADYDPELRARLQELDRELEEGDITEKGYQKRRTMLLSQFAHHPTTPAPAPPQSRSGLSIHSPETSTHPSSDPRRASVMTSMTSVSGGGGYGGGYGAGGGYHDQTGNYGDHTQRPDSSYAAPPRSSYANPTVSPASLLQPGGPIAESSMMPQRDSLFLPGPSNDPPTRSGTMVSGDYAFNPDQHVAYAEPYHQPDDGRTRTLLDNQAYFSDFAGQQHYEQNQMGDYGGPRYSGDAFSPTAAMAPPMLTANDMPPPEILEYQAPLEPREVPFAIHDPHDNNTPMSSFDNMAAVLRHRARTTAKRPAYWVLDSKGKEMASITWDKLASRAEKVAQVIRDKSPLYRGDRVALIYRDSEIIDFATALLGCFIAGVVAVPINDLQDYQRLNYILTSTQAHLALTTENNLKTFQRDITTQKLTWPKGVEWWKTNEFGGYHPKKKEDAPPLTVPDLAYIEFSRAPTGDLRGVVLSHRTIMHQMACLSAIISTVPGNGPGDTFSSSLRDKNGKLIGGGGASSEILLSYLDPRQGVGLILSVLLTVYGGHTSVWFDNKAVESPGLYAHLITKYRATVMIADYPGLKRAAYNYQSDPMTTRNFKKGMEPNFQAVKLCLIDTLTIDSEFHEVLADRWLRPLRNPRAREVVAPMLCLPEHGGMIISVRDWLGGEERLGVQLMLDHDSGVESEDEKEEDEKPKNGFTSLLGGGGTTKKELDEKMELGEVILDREALKTNEVVVIAHGNEARKKTSMESTMVRVGAFGYPIPDATLAVVDPETGLLASPRSVGEIWVDSPSLSGGFWAQPKNTELIFHARPYKFEPGEPTPTAVEPEFLRTGLLGTVIEGKIYVLGLYEDRIRQKVEWVEHGGAGITEYRYFFVQHIVVSLVKNVPKIHDCSAFDVFVNDEHLPVVVLESAAASTAPLTSGGPPVQPDTALLDSLAEKCMEVLMQEHHLRVYCVMITAPNALPRVIKNGRREIGNMLCRREFDLGNLPCVHVKFGVEHAVLNLPIGVDPIGGIWSPIASESRTQILAPADKQYSGIDRREVVIDDRTSTPLNNFSCISDLIQWRVARQPEELSYCTIDGRGREGKGITWKKFDTKVAAVAMYLKNKVKVRPGDHLVLMYTHSEDFVFAVHAGINLGAVIIPMAPLDQNRLNEDVPAFLHLIADYKVKAVLVNQDVDHLLKIKVVSSHIKQSAQILKISMPNTYNTSKPPKQNNGLRELKLTIDPAWIRPGYPVLIWTYWTPDQRRIAVQLGHDTILGMCKVQKETCQMTSSRPVLGCVRSTTGLGFVHTCLMGIYVGTPTYLLSPVEFAQNPISLFVTLSRYKIKDTYATPQMLDHAMSMMAGKGFTMHELKNMMISAEGRPRVDVFQKVRLHFAQAGLDRTAINTVYSHVLNPMVASRSYMCIEPIELWLDTKALRRGLIVPVDHESDPQALLLQDSGMVPVSTQIAIVNPESRTHCFDGEYGEIWVDSEACVKSFYGSKDAFDVERFNGRTVDGDPNVRYVRTGDLGFLHNVNRPIGPNGALVEMQVLFVLGSIGETFEINGLSHFPMDIELSVERCHRNIVPNGCAVFQAGGLVVVLVEVSRKSYLASMVPVIVNAILSEHQIVADIVAFVNKGDFPRSRLGEKQRGKILAGWVTRKMRTMAQFAIRDLDASVLEGEGADANRASTGSLRSLGATLPPGVRNVGQAPQILEQEEFAQQMDHMAHTEPVGYAISSQDDQPTPTAYRPSGDFGQENASMHDYNQQHPPASNNQGGHAYDHFEPPQPQQRYEQEQHYEQQQHYEREQRYDQEQHYDQAQQHYNQGQYFEPAQHHEQQVESRQIDHDIQPVAAEPSSPAQDAQTARLRLSQGPPQIRLPGVDGREGLDFWGNDEAETDWTADAMMHMNLTGNLNNPR, encoded by the exons ATGGCGGACTACGATCCTGAGCTGCGAGCGCGGCTCCAGGAGCTGGACCGCGAGTTGGAG GAGGGCGACATTACCGAGAAGGG ATATCAGAAACGGCGGACTATGTTATTATCGCAGTTTGCTCACCACCCGACAACACCCGCCCCAGCTCCTCCGCAGTCTCGCTCTGGATTGAGCATTCACTCCCCCGAGACCTCGACACATCCTTCAAGCGATCCCCGCCGAGCATCCGTAATGACCTCCATGACCTCCGTtagcggcggaggaggctaTGGAGGCGGCTACGGTGCTGGAGGTGGCTACCACGACCAAACTGGCAACTATGGCGATCATACACAGCGCCCCGACTCAAGCTACGCTGCTCCGCCGAGATCTTCATACGCGAATCCAACTGTCTCGCCAGCCAGCCTCTTGCAACCTGGAGGGCCAATTGCCGAGAGTTCTATGATGCCGCAACGAGactcgctcttcttgccaGGCCCCAGCAATGACCCTCCCACACGCAGCGGAACCATGGTTTCTGGTGATTATGCCTTCAACCCCGATCAACACGTTGCATACGCGGAGCCATACCATCAGCCAGATGACGGTAGAACCAGAACGCTGCTCGACAACCAAGCGTACTTTTCTGATTTCGCAGGCCAACAGCACTACGAACAGAATCAGATGGGCGACTATGGGGGTCCGAGGTACTCTGGCGATGCATTTTCTCctacagcagccatggcgcctCCAATGCTCACTGCCAACGACATGCCGCCTCCAGAGATATTAGAATATCAGGCTCCACTCGAGCCCAGAGAGGTGCCATTTGCCATCCATGATCCTCACGACAACAACACGCCAATGTCTTCCTTTGATAACATGGCTGCAGTGCTCCGCCATCGTGCTCGCACTACTGCCAAGAGACCAGCGTACTGGGTCCTTGATagcaagggcaaggagatGGCGTCCATCACATGGGATAAACTCGCGTCAAGGGCCGAAAAGGTCGCACAAGTCATTAGAGACAAGAGTCCCCTGTACCGTGGCGACCGGGTAGCTCTTATCTATCGTGATAGCGAAATCATCGACTTCGCCACCGCCTTGTTAGGCTGTTTTATTGCTGGCGTGGTAGCTGTTCCAATCAACGACCTACAAGACTACCAGAGACTGAACTATATCCTCACTTCTACACAGGCTCATCTAGCCCTTACGACAGAAAATAACCTCAAAACTTTCCAGAGAGATATCACTACCCAGAAGCTCACCTGGCCCAAGGGAGTCGAATGGTGGAAGACTAATGAGTTTGGTGGTTATCAccccaaaaagaaggaggacgCTCCGCCTTTAACCGTGCCAGACTTGGCCTACATCGAATTCTCTCGTGCTCCAACTGGTGACTTGAGAGGTGTTGTTCTCAGCCACCGGACCATTATGCACCAGATGGCATGTCTGAGCGCCATCATCTCTACCGTTCCCGGCAACGGTCCTGGAGACACATTTAGTTCCTCTTTGCGAGACAAGAATGGAAAGCTCattggtggcggcggagcAAGTAGTGAGATATTGCTATCTTATCTGGATCCTCGCCAGGGAGTTGGTTTGATTCTCAGCGTTTTGCTGACTGTGTACGGCGGCCATACCAGTGTTTGGTTCGACAACAAGGCTGTTGAATCTCCCGGTTTATACGCACATTTGATTACCAAATATAGAGCAACTGTTATGATTGCTGATTATCCTGGATTAAAACGAGCCGCATACAACTACCAGTCAGATCCGATGACAACACGGAATTTCAAGAAGGGAATGGAGCCGAATTTCCAGGCGGTAAAACTCTGCTTAATTGATACTCTTACTATTGATAGCGAGTTCCATGAAGTATTGGCGGATAGATGGCTACGGCCCTTGAGGAACCCCCGGGCGCGAGAAGTGGTGGCTCCGATGCTTTGTCTTCCGGAGCATGGTGGCATGATTATCAGTGTTCGAGACTGGCTTGGTGGTGAAGAACGGCTGGGAGTTCAATTGATGCTGGATCATGACTCAGGCGTAGAATccgaagatgaaaaagaagaggatgagaaaCCTAAAAACGGATTCACTAGTCTGTTAGGAGGTGGAGGGACCACAAAAAAGGAGCTTgatgagaagatggagcTAGGAGAGGTCATCCTTGACAGGGAAGCCTTGAAGACAAATGAAGTCGTTGTCATCGCCCATGGCAATGAAGCTCGAAAGAAGACCTCGATGGAATCTACAATGGTGCGAGTGGGCGCCTTTGGATACCCTATTCCGGATGCTACGCTTGCCGTTGTGGACCCCGAGACTGGTCTCCTGGCATCTCCACGCTCGGTTGGCGAAATTTGGGTAGATTCACCGTCTCTCTCTGGCGGATTCTGGGCGCAGCCCAAGAACACAGAGCTCATCTTCCACGCACGCCCGTATAAATTTGAACCAGGAGAGCCGACACCAACAGCCGTGGAGCCAGAATTCTTGCGGACTGGTCTTCTTGGCACTGTAATCGAGGGCAAAATTTACGTGCTGGGGCTTTATGAGGATCGAATCCGACAAAAGGTCGAGTGGGTTGAGCATGGCGGTGCAGGAATCACCGAGTACAGATATTTCTTTGTTCAACACATTGTGGTAAGCCTTGTCAAGAACGTTCCTAAAATCCACGATTGTTCTGCATTTGACGTTTTTGTCAATGACGAGCACTTGCCTGTCGTGGTTCTCGAGTCGGCCGCTGCGTCAACAGCGCCTCTTACATCGGGAGGTCCTCCAGTACAGCCTGATACGGCCTTGTTGGATTCGCTGGCAGAAAAATGCATGGAAGTCCTTATGCAGGAGCATCATCTTCGGGTTTACTGCGTTATGATCACAGCCCCGAACGCTCTGCCACGAGTGATCAAGAACGGAAGACGAGAGATTGGAAACATGCTGTGTCGTCGCGAGTTTGATCTTGGAAACCTTCCGTGTGTGCATGTCAAGTTTGGCGTCGAGCATGCGGTTCTCAATCTCCCTATCGGAGTTGACCCCATTGGCGGTATCTGGTCTCCAATTGCATCAGAGTCGCGGACTCAGATTCTCGCGCCTGCTGATAAGCAGTATTCTGGAATCGATCGTAGAGAAGTCGTCATTGACGACAGGACATCTACGCCTCTCAACAACTTCTCATGCATATCTGATCTTATTCAATGGCGAGTCGCTCGTCAGCCAGAAGAGCTATCTTACTGTACCATTGATGGCAGAGGTAGAGAAGGCAAGGGAATTACATGGAAAAAATTCGATACCAAGGTGGCTGCTGTGGCCATGTATCTCAAGAATAAAGTCAAAGTACGACCAGGAGATCACTTGGTCCTCATGTATACACACTCGGAAGATTTTGTGTTTGCAGTACATGCGGGTATCAATCTCGGTGCAGTCATTATCCCAATGGCGCCGCTCGACCAGAATCGACTCAACGAGGATGTTCCAGCCTTTCTACACTTGATTGCCGATTACAAAGTCAAGGCAGTTTTGGTCAACCAGGATGTAGACCATCTGCTAAAGATTAAGGTAGTCTCAAGTCACATCAAGCAGTCGGCGCAAATTTTGAAAATTTCCATGCCAAACACGTACAACACCTCGAAACCTCCCAAACAGAACAACGGTCTTCGAGAGCTTAAACTGACAATAGACCCTGCCTGGATTCGGCCGGGCTACCCCGTCCTCATCTGGACATACTGGACGCCAGACCAGCGGAGAATTGCTGTCCAGCTTGGACATGATACAATCCTGGGCATGTGCAAAGTACAAAAGGAGACATGCCAAATGACAAGCTCGAGGCCTGTCCTTGGCTGCGTCCGAAGCACGACGGGGCTTGGTTTTGTCCATACTTGCTTGATGGGCATCTACGTGGGCACCCCTACCTACCTGTTGTCTCCTGTCGAGTTTGCCCAAAACCCCATATCTCTCTTTGTTACTCTCTCGAGATATAAGATTAAAGACACATATGCAACTCCGCAGATGCTTGACCACGCCATGTCAATGATGGCAGGCAAAGGCTTTACAATGCACGAGCTTAAGAACATGATGATCTCCGCGGAGGGTCGGCCACGAGTGGATGTTTTCCAAAAAGTGCGGCTCCATTTTGCGCAAGCCGGACTAGACCGAACGGCTATCAATACCGTCTACTCCCATGTACTCAATCCGATGGTTGCGTCGAGATCTTACATGTGCATTGAGCCTATTGAACTCTGGCTTGACACCAAGGCTCTTCGGCGTGGTCTTATTGTTCCTGTGGACCACGAGTCGGATCCCCAAGCTCTCCTCTTGCAAGATTCTGGCATGGTACCGGTATCTACGCAAATCGCCATTGTCAATCCTGAAAGCCGCACTCACTGTTTCGATGGAGAGTATGGTGAGATTTGGGTTGACTCTGAAGCATGTGTCAAATCATTCTATGGCTCCAAGGACGCGTTTGACGTGGAGCGATTCAATGGCCGGACTGTAGACGGTGACCCGAACGTGCGATATGTGCGAACTGGCGATCTTGGATTCCTTCACAATGTCAATCGACCTATTGGACCTAACGGTGCTCTTGTAGAAATGCAGGTCCTGTTTGTGCTCGGCAGCATTGGTGAAACTTTTGAGATCAACGGTCTTAGCCATTTCCCTATGGATATTGAGTTGTCGGTAGAGCGCTGCCATCGCAACATTGTACCGAACGGCTG TGCTGTATTCCAAGCCGGTGGTTTGGTTGTGGTTTTGGTAGAAGTGAGCCGCAAATCTTATCTCGCTTCCATGGTGCCCGTCATCGTCAACGCGATTTTGAGCGAACATCAGATCGTTGCAGATATTGTGGCCTTTGTGAATAAGGGTGATTTCCCCAGATCTCGACTGGGAGAGAAGCAACGAGGAAAGATCCTTGCGGGATGGGTAACGCGCAAGATGCGCACCATGGCCCAGTTTGCTATCAGAGATCTCGATGCCAGTGTACTTGAGGGTGAGGGAGCTGATGCCAACAGGGCATCTACGGGAAGTCTTCGTAGCCTAGGCGCCACCCTCCCACCCGGCGTCAGAAATGTCGGTCAGGCACCACAGATTCTTGAGCAAGAGGAGTTTGCACAGCAAATGGATCACATGGCCCATACGGAGCCGGTTGGATATGCTATTTCATCTCAGGATGACCAGCCGACCCCAACAGCGTATCGTCCGAGTGGCGATTTCGGCCAAGAAAATGCGTCCATGCATGACTACAACCAGCAGCACCCACCAGCGTCGAATAACCAAGGAGGGCATGCTTACGATCACTTTGAGCCaccacagccacagcaacgCTATGAGCAGGAGCAACACTacgaacagcagcagcactacgAAAGGGAGCAGCGCTATGATCAAGAGCAGCACTATGATCAAGCGCAGCAGCACTATAACCAAGGGCAATACTTTGAGCCAGCGCAACACCATGAGCAACAAGTAGAGTCAAGGCAAATAGATCATGACATACAACCAGTGGCAGCCGAGCCTTCGTCTCCCGCCCAAGATGCACAGACAGCCAGGCTGCGGTTGAGTCAAGGGCCACCGCAAATCCGGCTACCGGGCGTTGATGGACGTGAAGGCCTCGACTTCTGGGGCAACGATGAAGCGGAAACGGATTGGACGGCGGATGCCATGATGCATATGAATCTGACTGGAAACTTAAACAACCCGCGGTAA